The Pelosinus sp. IPA-1 genome contains a region encoding:
- a CDS encoding carbohydrate kinase family protein yields the protein MSKVICLGILVADLIAKPVTHFPAKGKLISVDKMELHTGGCATNTAIALARLGEDVGVIGLIGEDGLGSFVSNQLKSENVNIDGLKSTTKVGTSTSIVLSDLDGERSFLYYSGANGIFIEEDINFTPIENCKFLFIAGSLLLPALDGLPTARLLQKAQNIGKYTILDTAWDPTGRWMNVIGPCLPHLDLFIPSLEEAQMLTGKNTVEEMAKIFLDAGTKNVVIKCGSKGCFIKNEQEEHYLPAFKVHAVDTNGAGDSFVAGFITGLIHNWDLRRCGQFANAVGAHCVMAVGASSGIKNIDEIISFIEDRRPQNEP from the coding sequence ATGAGCAAAGTTATCTGTCTCGGCATTCTAGTTGCAGATCTCATTGCAAAACCAGTAACCCATTTTCCGGCAAAAGGTAAACTTATCAGCGTTGATAAAATGGAACTTCATACTGGCGGGTGTGCAACAAATACAGCCATTGCTTTAGCAAGGCTAGGTGAAGATGTAGGAGTAATCGGTCTCATCGGTGAAGATGGCCTTGGTTCTTTCGTCAGTAACCAATTAAAATCTGAAAATGTGAACATCGACGGTTTAAAAAGTACGACAAAGGTAGGTACCTCTACCTCTATTGTGCTTTCCGATCTTGACGGAGAAAGAAGTTTTCTTTACTATAGCGGCGCAAATGGCATTTTTATAGAAGAAGATATCAATTTTACCCCCATTGAAAACTGCAAATTTTTGTTTATTGCTGGCTCTTTACTACTGCCTGCTTTGGATGGATTGCCGACTGCTAGATTATTGCAAAAAGCACAGAACATTGGTAAGTATACTATACTTGATACGGCATGGGATCCAACTGGCAGATGGATGAATGTGATTGGCCCCTGCCTTCCCCATCTTGATTTGTTCATTCCTAGCTTAGAGGAAGCACAGATGCTCACTGGAAAAAATACCGTAGAGGAAATGGCGAAAATATTTTTAGATGCCGGAACTAAGAATGTAGTTATTAAGTGCGGCTCTAAAGGATGCTTTATAAAAAATGAGCAGGAAGAGCACTACCTACCAGCCTTTAAGGTGCATGCTGTCGATACAAATGGGGCTGGAGATTCCTTTGTTGCTGGGTTTATAACAGGACTTATACACAATTGGGATTTAAGGCGTTGTGGTCAGTTCGCCAATGCAGTAGGTGCCCATTGTGTTATGGCAGTAGGTGCATCGAGTGGTATTAAAAACATAGATGAAATAATATCCTTTATTGAGGATAGGAGGCCTCAGAATGAGCCATAA
- the purN gene encoding phosphoribosylglycinamide formyltransferase gives MSETILGILASGRGSNMQAICNSIDAGKLHAKVGLVISDKANAKVLEHAMAKGIPCICIERKNFASKQDFEAAIAKELTLYNVKLVVLAGFMRILSSFFVNLFPGSIMNIHPSLLPAFPGLDAHEQALAYGAKVSGCTIHFVDEGMDTGPIIMQQAVPILVDDTVDSLAQRILAVEHELYPQAIGLYCDQRLSIEGRNVKII, from the coding sequence GTGAGTGAAACCATATTGGGCATATTGGCTTCTGGACGGGGCAGTAATATGCAAGCCATTTGTAACAGTATAGATGCTGGCAAGCTTCACGCAAAAGTAGGTTTAGTGATTAGTGATAAGGCCAATGCTAAAGTGCTGGAGCATGCAATGGCGAAAGGAATTCCTTGTATTTGTATTGAACGTAAGAATTTTGCCTCAAAGCAAGATTTTGAGGCCGCCATTGCAAAAGAGCTTACCTTATATAATGTCAAATTAGTAGTTTTAGCTGGTTTTATGCGAATTTTAAGTTCTTTTTTTGTAAATTTATTTCCTGGTAGCATTATGAATATCCATCCGTCCTTATTGCCAGCGTTTCCTGGCTTGGATGCTCATGAACAAGCTCTTGCTTATGGTGCAAAAGTTTCTGGCTGCACCATCCATTTTGTGGATGAAGGCATGGATACGGGGCCAATTATTATGCAACAGGCTGTACCAATTCTTGTGGATGATACAGTTGATAGCTTAGCTCAGCGTATACTCGCGGTAGAACATGAATTATACCCTCAGGCAATTGGCCTGTATTGTGATCAACGTCTTTCAATAGAAGGACGGAATGTGAAAATTATATAG
- the purD gene encoding phosphoribosylamine--glycine ligase, whose translation MNLLVIGSGGREHALVSKLKENNKVEKIYCIPGNPGIAELAECVEIDSMDNNALTAFAAAHNISLTVVGPEMPLSNGVVDAFRAKGLTCFGPTQAAARIESSKTFAKELMEKYDIPTAKFAVFNHADAAKDYLKIQGAPVVVKADGLAAGKGVVVAMTLEEALAAVDMIMSDGVFGQAGSQVVIEEFLVGEEASILAFTDGKTIIPMVAAQDHKRVYDNDQGPNTGGMGAYAPAPVITPAIREQVLKEILEPTIKAMEREGCPYSGCLYLGLIMTDDGPKVIEFNARFGDPETQVVLPLLKSDLVTVMEACINGTLTDTAVEWKEEAAVCIVLAAGGYPAEYRKGDSIHGIEEAQRQGAYVFHAGTVSQNGQVVTNGGRVLGVTATSKDILQAVEKAYKAVEKIKFNGMHYRSDIAHRAIKR comes from the coding sequence ATGAATCTTTTGGTTATCGGTAGTGGTGGACGGGAGCATGCACTAGTCTCCAAATTAAAAGAAAACAATAAAGTGGAAAAAATATACTGCATTCCTGGTAATCCAGGGATTGCTGAGCTTGCTGAATGTGTTGAGATAGATAGTATGGATAATAACGCTCTCACAGCATTTGCTGCTGCTCACAACATTAGTCTTACAGTAGTGGGTCCTGAAATGCCTTTATCTAATGGTGTTGTAGATGCCTTTAGGGCAAAAGGGCTTACGTGTTTCGGGCCTACCCAAGCTGCTGCTCGTATTGAAAGTTCAAAAACCTTTGCCAAGGAGTTAATGGAAAAGTATGATATTCCTACTGCTAAATTTGCGGTATTTAATCATGCAGATGCAGCCAAGGACTATCTAAAAATTCAAGGTGCACCTGTAGTAGTCAAAGCAGATGGCTTAGCGGCAGGTAAAGGTGTAGTGGTAGCTATGACGCTAGAGGAAGCTTTAGCGGCAGTTGATATGATTATGAGTGACGGAGTTTTTGGTCAGGCAGGCAGCCAAGTCGTAATTGAGGAATTTTTAGTAGGTGAGGAAGCATCAATCTTGGCCTTCACTGATGGGAAAACCATTATTCCTATGGTAGCTGCGCAAGATCATAAACGGGTATATGACAACGATCAAGGACCGAATACAGGAGGAATGGGGGCTTATGCGCCTGCTCCAGTGATTACCCCAGCCATTCGTGAACAAGTTCTCAAAGAAATTTTGGAGCCAACGATTAAGGCTATGGAAAGGGAAGGATGTCCCTACTCCGGGTGCTTATATTTAGGATTAATCATGACTGATGATGGTCCAAAGGTCATTGAATTTAATGCTCGTTTTGGTGATCCAGAAACGCAAGTTGTGTTACCCTTATTAAAGAGTGATTTGGTGACTGTCATGGAAGCTTGTATAAATGGGACATTAACTGATACCGCAGTAGAGTGGAAAGAGGAAGCGGCTGTGTGTATCGTATTGGCAGCAGGGGGATATCCGGCAGAATATCGTAAGGGTGATAGCATTCACGGTATTGAGGAAGCACAAAGGCAAGGTGCTTATGTGTTTCACGCTGGCACTGTAAGTCAAAATGGCCAAGTGGTGACAAATGGTGGACGTGTTCTGGGAGTAACTGCTACATCGAAAGATATTCTACAAGCGGTAGAGAAGGCTTACAAGGCTGTAGAAAAAATAAAATTTAATGGCATGCATTATCGCAGTGATATTGCTCATCGGGCAATAAAAAGGTAG
- the purC gene encoding phosphoribosylaminoimidazolesuccinocarboxamide synthase produces MEKQPLYEGKAKRIFATDVADELLVYYKDDATAFNGLKKGTIESKGVLNNKITTFFFDLLGKNGIPHHFIRLVSEREQLVKALKILPVEVVVRNIAAGSLAKRIGWEEGRKLPAPIVEMYYKNDDLGDPLINQYHIKVLELATEEQVKQLEEYALKINEILTSYLQEKKIELIDFKLEFGTHKGQVLLGDEISPDTCRFWDSETGEKLDKDRFRRDLGNVEDAYKEILFRLTGEKA; encoded by the coding sequence ATGGAAAAACAACCATTATATGAAGGAAAAGCAAAAAGAATATTTGCTACTGATGTGGCAGATGAATTATTGGTCTATTACAAGGATGATGCAACTGCCTTTAACGGTTTGAAAAAAGGAACAATTGAAAGTAAGGGTGTACTAAATAATAAAATTACTACATTTTTCTTTGATTTATTAGGAAAGAATGGAATACCTCATCATTTTATTCGTTTGGTAAGTGAACGAGAACAATTAGTAAAGGCATTGAAGATTTTACCAGTGGAAGTAGTAGTGCGTAATATTGCAGCTGGCAGTTTGGCAAAACGGATTGGCTGGGAAGAAGGTAGAAAACTCCCTGCACCAATTGTTGAAATGTATTATAAAAATGATGACCTTGGCGATCCTCTAATTAACCAATACCATATTAAAGTTCTCGAATTGGCTACGGAAGAACAAGTAAAACAATTGGAAGAATACGCTCTTAAAATTAATGAAATTTTGACTAGTTATTTGCAAGAAAAGAAAATAGAGTTGATTGACTTTAAACTGGAATTTGGTACTCATAAAGGCCAAGTGCTTTTGGGAGATGAGATTTCCCCAGATACTTGCCGTTTTTGGGATAGCGAAACAGGAGAAAAATTGGATAAGGATAGATTCCGTCGTGACCTTGGCAACGTAGAAGATGCCTATAAGGAAATATTGTTCCGCTTAACAGGAGAAAAAGCATGA
- a CDS encoding D-lyxose/D-mannose family sugar isomerase — protein MSHKQEKEQVLKEVLTYYSQAGIAITKEEEARIEIADFGLQDLQNTGLQLLTYINTERVCAKEMVLMPHQTCPEHKHPTINDIAGKEETFRCRYGTVYLYVEGEKTEHPFCKPPRGSQQYYTVWKEILLTPGEQYTLYPDTLHWFQAGKLGAVISEFSTRSTDEADVFTDPRIRRVNHS, from the coding sequence ATGAGCCATAAACAAGAAAAAGAACAGGTTTTAAAAGAAGTTCTTACCTATTACAGCCAAGCTGGTATTGCTATTACGAAGGAAGAAGAAGCTCGTATTGAAATAGCAGATTTCGGTTTGCAAGATCTACAGAATACAGGTTTACAATTACTAACTTATATCAATACGGAAAGAGTGTGCGCCAAAGAAATGGTTCTCATGCCTCACCAGACTTGTCCTGAGCATAAGCATCCAACAATCAACGATATAGCAGGCAAGGAAGAAACTTTTCGCTGTAGATATGGCACGGTCTATCTCTATGTAGAAGGAGAAAAAACAGAACATCCTTTTTGTAAGCCCCCAAGGGGATCCCAGCAGTACTATACCGTATGGAAAGAAATACTCCTAACCCCTGGAGAGCAATATACATTGTATCCTGATACTTTGCATTGGTTCCAAGCAGGCAAACTAGGTGCAGTCATCTCAGAATTCTCTACCCGTTCAACAGACGAAGCTGATGTCTTTACGGATCCCAGAATAAGAAGAGTTAATCATTCATAA
- the purE gene encoding 5-(carboxyamino)imidazole ribonucleotide mutase has product MKVAIIMGSDSDWSIVEPASQLLTEFGIATEVVVASAHRTPDKVHTFATEARERGVEVIIAAAGAAAHLPGVIAAYTTLPVIGIPINSTCLSGLDALLSIVQMPAGIPVATMAVNGAKNAAIFAVQIMAGKHAELAEKLNENRKKMAEEVEGKAARLSTKLLG; this is encoded by the coding sequence GTGAAAGTAGCTATTATTATGGGTAGTGATTCTGATTGGTCTATTGTAGAACCAGCAAGCCAATTATTAACTGAATTTGGCATAGCGACAGAAGTTGTTGTGGCCTCAGCCCACCGTACACCAGATAAAGTTCATACCTTTGCAACAGAAGCGCGAGAACGAGGTGTAGAAGTTATTATTGCAGCAGCGGGGGCAGCGGCTCATTTGCCAGGGGTGATTGCGGCTTACACAACATTGCCTGTTATTGGTATCCCAATAAACAGCACTTGTTTAAGTGGACTTGATGCACTTCTTAGTATTGTACAAATGCCTGCGGGAATTCCAGTTGCTACTATGGCTGTCAATGGTGCTAAAAATGCCGCAATTTTTGCAGTTCAGATCATGGCAGGAAAACATGCCGAGCTGGCTGAGAAATTGAATGAAAATCGTAAAAAGATGGCAGAAGAAGTAGAAGGAAAAGCTGCAAGACTTTCAACAAAATTATTAGGTTAA
- the purF gene encoding amidophosphoribosyltransferase yields the protein MTNQVLDIDKMQEECGVFGIYSRKENVALNAYWGLYALQHRGQESAGIAVTNGSWMDVSRGMGLVGEVFRHQLPNLPDQNISIGHVRYSTTGSSSLMNTQPLMVKYSGGHISLAHNGNLTNALVLREKMEAQGSIFQTTIDSEVIVNLIARSRKATLEEKIVESLSQIEGAYCLVIMTEEKLIGVRDPHGLRPLCIGKLNDGYVISSESCALDTVGAEFIRDVEPGEMVVIDDKGLRSQQFGKIRGQALCVFEYIYFARPDSVIDGQSVYQARFEMGRELARQSGLKADIVISVPDSGTTAALGFSHESGILFAEGLIKNRYIGRTFIQPDQKSRDLSVKIKLNAVRSVVQGKSVIMVDDSIVRGTTSGKIVRMIREAGATAVHMCVSSPPIMYPCYYGIDTSVRKELIAASKMVEEIREFIGADSLHYLSMEGLSNSLSQVKYKEMCYACFNSKYPGDMPCEQPCGGSKYVFEEGHV from the coding sequence ATGACAAACCAAGTCCTGGATATCGATAAAATGCAGGAAGAATGCGGAGTATTTGGCATATACTCCCGTAAAGAGAATGTAGCATTAAATGCTTACTGGGGTTTATATGCACTGCAGCACCGAGGGCAAGAAAGTGCAGGAATTGCTGTAACCAATGGATCGTGGATGGATGTTTCCCGGGGAATGGGGTTGGTTGGCGAAGTATTTCGCCACCAATTGCCTAATCTTCCAGATCAGAATATTTCCATCGGACATGTACGTTACTCGACTACCGGTTCCAGTTCATTGATGAATACTCAACCCCTTATGGTAAAGTATTCAGGTGGGCATATTAGCTTGGCTCATAACGGAAATCTGACTAATGCGTTAGTGTTAAGAGAAAAAATGGAGGCACAGGGCAGTATCTTTCAAACCACCATTGATAGTGAAGTAATTGTCAACTTAATTGCTCGTTCCCGAAAAGCAACATTAGAAGAAAAAATTGTAGAAAGCTTATCCCAAATTGAAGGGGCTTATTGTTTAGTCATCATGACAGAAGAAAAATTAATTGGTGTTAGGGATCCTCATGGTTTGCGTCCCTTGTGTATTGGTAAGTTAAATGATGGTTATGTCATTTCTTCTGAATCCTGTGCCCTTGATACTGTTGGAGCAGAGTTTATCAGAGATGTGGAACCTGGTGAAATGGTTGTCATTGATGATAAAGGTCTGCGATCTCAACAATTCGGAAAGATTCGTGGGCAAGCATTGTGTGTATTTGAATATATTTACTTTGCACGTCCTGACAGTGTAATTGATGGACAAAGTGTGTACCAAGCTAGATTTGAAATGGGTAGAGAATTGGCGCGTCAGAGTGGCCTTAAGGCCGATATCGTTATTTCTGTGCCTGACTCTGGTACGACTGCTGCCCTTGGCTTTAGTCATGAATCTGGAATTCTTTTTGCCGAAGGATTGATAAAGAATCGATATATCGGTCGTACTTTTATTCAACCGGATCAAAAATCCCGAGATTTGAGTGTAAAAATCAAATTAAATGCAGTAAGATCGGTTGTTCAAGGGAAATCCGTTATTATGGTCGATGACTCTATTGTACGGGGTACTACAAGTGGGAAGATTGTGCGCATGATTCGTGAAGCAGGGGCTACTGCTGTTCATATGTGTGTCAGTTCCCCGCCAATTATGTATCCTTGCTATTACGGAATTGATACCTCTGTGCGTAAAGAATTGATTGCTGCTTCTAAAATGGTAGAGGAAATCAGAGAATTTATCGGCGCTGATTCTTTGCATTATTTATCAATGGAAGGATTGTCGAATTCTCTTAGCCAGGTAAAATATAAAGAAATGTGCTATGCCTGCTTTAACTCAAAGTATCCAGGCGATATGCCTTGTGAACAACCTTGTGGCGGCAGCAAATACGTTTTTGAGGAGGGCCATGTATGA
- a CDS encoding class II fructose-bisphosphate aldolase, whose amino-acid sequence MSLTTLKPLLGDAKKKGYAVGAFNVVNLETIRGVIKAAEDLRSPVILQLAEVHLPHAPLEYMAPIMIEAAYKADVPVAVHFDHGTSFESISCAIKNGFSSIMFDGASYSLEDNIRLTKEIVKLGRSFDITVEAELGQVGGAEDGNKSVDHHLTDVAEAITFTNRTLVDALAVSIGNLHGQYIEEPLLRFDRLKALRESTEVPLVLHGGSGISPMDFRTCIKNGIRKINVGTALQLSSSEKIKTYCDANSRPAYFSIMDFAIEGTYETVKEHMQTFMSDGKA is encoded by the coding sequence ATGTCATTAACAACGTTAAAGCCACTTCTTGGCGATGCGAAAAAGAAAGGTTATGCTGTTGGTGCTTTTAATGTGGTCAACTTGGAGACAATACGAGGCGTTATTAAAGCTGCTGAAGACCTCAGATCCCCTGTTATACTGCAATTGGCAGAAGTTCACCTCCCTCACGCCCCCCTTGAATATATGGCGCCTATAATGATTGAAGCAGCCTATAAGGCAGATGTGCCAGTTGCGGTACACTTTGATCATGGTACCTCCTTTGAAAGCATCTCTTGTGCCATTAAGAATGGTTTTAGCTCTATTATGTTTGATGGTGCAAGTTATTCACTAGAGGATAATATTCGCTTAACTAAAGAAATCGTAAAGCTAGGACGCTCCTTTGACATAACTGTTGAAGCGGAACTCGGGCAAGTTGGTGGAGCGGAGGACGGCAATAAGAGCGTAGACCATCATCTCACTGATGTAGCAGAAGCCATAACTTTTACCAATCGTACTTTAGTAGATGCTCTAGCGGTATCGATCGGTAACCTTCATGGACAATATATTGAAGAGCCTTTGCTACGATTTGATAGGCTAAAAGCTTTAAGAGAATCCACAGAAGTACCCCTTGTACTACATGGTGGATCTGGAATAAGTCCTATGGACTTTAGAACTTGTATCAAAAATGGCATCCGCAAAATCAATGTCGGTACTGCCCTTCAGTTATCTTCTAGCGAGAAAATAAAAACCTATTGTGATGCTAATAGCAGGCCTGCTTATTTTTCAATTATGGATTTTGCAATTGAAGGTACTTACGAAACAGTAAAAGAACATATGCAAACTTTTATGAGTGATGGAAAAGCGTAA
- the purM gene encoding phosphoribosylformylglycinamidine cyclo-ligase codes for MSQLTYRDAGVDIDAGNKAVDLMKKHVRSTYRPEVLGDIGGFGGLFALDVAKYRQPVLVSGTDGVGTKLCIAFMADKHDTIGQDAVAMCVNDILVQGAEPLFFLDYLAVGKLSPEQVAAIVSGIAGACLESGCSLIGGETAEMASFYKNGEYDIGGFAVGVAERSKLITGQNIKPGDALIGLPSSGLHSNGYSLVRKICFDVKKMDMNEQIPELSKTLGEELLIPTKLYPKACLPLVEKFDIRGMVHITGGGFYENIPRVLPEGCGVEVDTESWPKPPIFSLLQQWGNVAWPEMYRTFNMGIGMILVVPQSEVKSIQEDLTARGETSYIIGHVTDGPKETVLKGGIFGE; via the coding sequence ATGAGCCAATTAACCTATCGTGATGCTGGCGTGGACATAGATGCTGGTAATAAAGCTGTTGATTTAATGAAGAAACATGTGAGATCTACCTATCGTCCTGAAGTATTAGGTGATATTGGTGGCTTTGGTGGCTTGTTTGCTCTTGATGTGGCGAAATATCGCCAACCAGTGTTAGTATCAGGCACAGATGGTGTAGGAACGAAACTCTGTATTGCGTTTATGGCTGATAAGCATGACACGATTGGTCAAGATGCAGTTGCTATGTGTGTTAATGATATTTTGGTGCAGGGTGCTGAGCCATTATTCTTTTTAGATTATTTAGCAGTTGGTAAGTTATCACCCGAACAAGTAGCAGCCATAGTAAGTGGGATAGCAGGAGCTTGTCTAGAATCCGGTTGTTCCTTGATTGGTGGAGAAACTGCGGAAATGGCAAGTTTCTATAAAAATGGTGAATATGATATTGGCGGTTTTGCCGTAGGAGTTGCAGAACGATCTAAGCTAATTACGGGACAAAACATTAAGCCAGGAGATGCTTTGATTGGTCTTCCTTCCAGTGGATTACATTCCAATGGTTATTCCTTAGTACGAAAAATTTGCTTTGATGTAAAGAAAATGGATATGAATGAACAAATTCCTGAGCTTTCAAAAACCTTAGGCGAAGAATTACTAATTCCAACTAAATTATATCCTAAAGCCTGTCTGCCGTTAGTTGAAAAATTCGATATACGTGGTATGGTGCACATTACGGGTGGCGGATTTTATGAGAATATTCCTCGTGTATTGCCAGAGGGCTGTGGAGTTGAAGTTGATACAGAATCTTGGCCTAAACCTCCTATCTTTTCCTTGTTACAGCAATGGGGTAATGTTGCTTGGCCCGAAATGTATCGAACCTTTAATATGGGAATCGGCATGATCCTTGTAGTTCCTCAATCTGAGGTGAAAAGTATCCAAGAAGATCTTACAGCAAGAGGTGAAACTAGTTATATCATTGGTCATGTAACGGATGGGCCTAAGGAGACTGTGCTGAAAGGTGGCATCTTTGGTGAGTGA
- the purH gene encoding bifunctional phosphoribosylaminoimidazolecarboxamide formyltransferase/IMP cyclohydrolase, which produces MNIKRALISVSDKTGLVEFAQQLHKYGVEIISTGGTMKTLKEAGIPVRYVSEVTGFPEIMDGRVKTLNPYIHGGILAVRDNIAHLEAMEKHQIPAIDMVVVNLYPFRQTIERPDVSLEDAVENIDIGGPAMIRAASKNFQYVTVVVNPARYNDILDQLAKEGDILPSYRMALAKEAFHHTAEYDACIANYLAGQLGEGTFADTVHVVYEKVQPLRYGENPQQQAAFYREKNATGVGVANARQLHGKELSFNNIVDVEAAYHIVAEFDKPAAVIIKHTNPCGTGIGVDLAEAYAKAYQADPVSAFGGIIGLNREVDVATAVQIGKLFAEAIIAPGYTQDALDILTKKQNIRLLVAEKMQPGCKQVDIKTVSGGMLIQEKDTALETFHDMKVVTKRQLSNTEWEQLLFAWKVVKHVKSNAIVIADDNQTLGVGAGQMNRVGAAAIALEQAGDKAQGAVMASDAFLPFRDTVDTAAKAGIKAIIQPGGSVRDAESIEAADEHGIAMVFTGVRHFKH; this is translated from the coding sequence ATGAATATCAAACGTGCTTTGATTAGCGTTTCTGATAAAACTGGGCTTGTTGAATTTGCCCAGCAATTACATAAATATGGTGTAGAAATTATTTCAACTGGCGGTACTATGAAAACGCTGAAGGAGGCAGGTATACCTGTTCGTTATGTCAGCGAAGTAACTGGTTTTCCAGAAATTATGGATGGGCGAGTAAAAACCCTAAATCCTTATATTCATGGTGGCATTTTGGCTGTTCGTGATAATATTGCTCATTTAGAAGCGATGGAAAAACATCAGATTCCTGCGATAGATATGGTAGTTGTCAATTTGTATCCTTTTCGTCAGACGATAGAGCGTCCTGACGTTTCGCTAGAAGATGCAGTAGAGAATATTGACATTGGTGGACCGGCTATGATTCGGGCTGCTTCAAAGAATTTTCAGTATGTAACAGTTGTAGTAAATCCAGCACGCTATAATGATATTTTAGATCAATTGGCCAAAGAAGGCGATATTCTGCCCTCCTATCGTATGGCGCTGGCGAAAGAAGCGTTTCATCATACTGCAGAATATGATGCTTGTATTGCTAATTATTTGGCTGGTCAGTTGGGAGAGGGAACCTTCGCCGATACGGTCCATGTTGTCTATGAGAAAGTACAACCTTTACGTTACGGAGAAAATCCGCAACAACAGGCAGCTTTTTATCGGGAAAAAAATGCTACAGGTGTGGGTGTAGCAAATGCTCGCCAACTGCATGGTAAGGAATTATCTTTTAATAACATTGTAGATGTAGAGGCTGCTTATCATATTGTGGCTGAGTTTGATAAGCCAGCGGCTGTTATTATAAAACATACAAATCCTTGTGGTACAGGAATTGGGGTTGATTTGGCTGAAGCGTATGCAAAAGCATATCAAGCGGATCCTGTGTCTGCTTTTGGTGGGATTATTGGGCTGAATCGTGAAGTAGATGTTGCAACTGCCGTACAAATTGGCAAGTTATTTGCCGAAGCCATTATTGCGCCAGGATATACCCAAGATGCGTTAGATATTTTAACAAAAAAGCAAAACATTCGTCTCTTGGTTGCTGAAAAGATGCAACCCGGTTGTAAACAGGTTGACATTAAAACTGTTTCTGGCGGTATGCTGATTCAAGAAAAAGATACAGCTCTTGAAACCTTTCATGATATGAAGGTTGTCACAAAACGTCAACTAAGTAATACAGAATGGGAACAATTGCTTTTTGCTTGGAAGGTCGTAAAACACGTGAAATCCAATGCAATTGTAATAGCAGATGATAACCAAACCTTAGGCGTTGGTGCAGGACAAATGAATCGGGTAGGAGCAGCTGCGATTGCGTTAGAACAAGCTGGTGATAAGGCGCAAGGTGCTGTAATGGCTTCCGATGCATTTTTACCATTTCGTGATACAGTAGATACTGCAGCAAAGGCTGGAATTAAGGCGATTATTCAACCTGGAGGTTCTGTGCGAGATGCAGAGTCTATTGAAGCGGCAGATGAGCATGGTATTGCTATGGTATTTACAGGTGTCAGACATTTTAAACATTGA